TTCCGGCCGACCTGTCAGCAATAAACGCGCCTTGGATCCTCGTAACATCCGCGTGGCATATGCCCCGCGCTGTAGGAGCGTTCCGCTCGGAAGGATGGGTCGTGCATCCTTATCCGGTAGATTTTCGCAGCGGTCGCCGATTCAAAACCGGATTCCTACGTTGGCTCCGGAACCTTGACGACCTAAAGCTTGCAATCAAGGAATGGGCTGGGCTTGTCATCTATCATAGACTTGGTTGGAGCGACTCGGCGTTCCCGAGTCCAGAAATAAAGGACGGTCGATGATGTCGGTGATTTCGAAACAAAGCCGCTTTTGCGCAACTCTCCTATCCGGCGCAATCATTACTTTCCTGCTTGCAGCAACCACGGCTTTACCGCATTCCCCCTCAGTTGAACAAAATGCTCTTGCCCCCGATTTTGAACCCTGGCTTGAACAACTTCGCGAAGAAGCACTTCAACGTGGGATTTCCGCGGCGACAATCCAAGCGGCGCTCAGCCATATTAAGCCACTTGAAAAAGTGTTGAAAAAAGATCGTAACCAAGCTGAGTTCAAACTCACTTTTGCATCTTATAGCGCTAGGGTGCTCACCGCAGAGAATATTGATAGAGGACGGGCTTTACTACAGGAACATGCAACACTTTTAAACAAGGTGTCCCAGTCCTATGGCGTCCAACCTCGGTTTATTGTTGCGATCTGGGGCTTGGAAACCCGTTACGGCGCCATTACCGGAAGCGATGACATCCTGCCCGGCTTGACGACACTCGCCTATGATCGACGCCGTTCACAGTTCTTCCGGGAACAGGTGTTCGCAGCCTTGCAGATGGTGGATAAAGGCTACATTGAGCTTAGCGAGATGAGAGGTTCATGGGCAGGCGCGATGGGGCAACCTCAGTTCATGCCCACCAGTTATATGGAATACGCGCAGGATTTCGACGGCGATGGCCGAAGAGATATATGGAACAACCTCGGCGACGTGTTTGCGTCAATCGCTAACTATCTTTCCAGACATGGATGGTCGGATGATCTGACGTGGGGCCGTCCCATTCGCCTACCGGTAAATTTCCAAAGGAGCTTGGATGCTTTTGCATATAAAGGCGAAAAAGGGTGCAGGGCTGAACGGTCAATGACCATTACAAAAATTCTGCCGGAATGGCAGGCTTTAGGCATTCGGAATGAAGATGGCAGTGATTTGCCGAGTCGCCCGATTCCCGCCGCCATAGTACAACCGGATGGCCCTGACGGCGGCGCTTTCCTCGTTTACTCAAATTATCGCAGCGTACTTCGCTACAACTGCGCACATCTTTACGCTCTTACAGTAGGAACGCTTGCTGACAAGTTGGATGACCGATAAAGTTCATCTAGGGCTTTGGGCAAGTGCGAGATACTATATGTTGATGTCATCACGGCAACTGATTGCAACAATCCTGATTCCAATCGGACTGCTTTTTAGTGCTTGTTCGGAAATTGAGTTGGTGGCTCACGGCGCCAAGCAACTGCGTAACAACCAAACGAGCGATGAGATCGGAGAATACAAGGTCGGCAAGCCCTATCAGATCTACGGCGTTTGGTACTATCCAAAATTGGAAACCGATTATGACGAGACTGGCATCGCATCCTGGTATGGACCGGGTTTTCACGGCCGACGCACTGCCAACGGTGCAATTTTCGACGAGAACAAGGTTAGCGCCGCCCACAAGACGCTGCAGTTACCATCCATTGCCCGCGTTACTAATCTGGAGAATGGGCGATCAATCAAGGTACTGGTCAATGACCGAGGGCCTTACGCTCATGGCCGAATCATCGACCTTTCACGCAGGGCCGCTCAACTCCTCGATATTGAGCGTAAAGGCACGGCACGCGTACGTGTCCAAATTCTGGAAGATGAAAGCCGGCAAGTTGCCGCGTTAGCCCAAGGTAGGGGAGGAGAAAATCCGCAGCCTGATGCTGCGCCGACAGAGCAGGTTGCGGTCGAAACACTCTCCGGCCAACAGAGTAACGCGAACACGAACAACAGCGCCCAAGGAACTCAAACGACCGTCACCCCTGGTGCCCCTGTCCCAGCGCCGGTGAACCTTCTACCAGCAGAGGACCAACCGGTAGAATTACAAGCTGTCAACGAGAGCGATCTATTCATTCAGGCCGGTGCATTTTCAGTGTACGACAACGCAAACAGACTGCGCGCGCAAATTGCCGCCTTAGGCCCAAGCTTGATCTCTCCAGCTACGGTCAATGGACAGCAGTATTTTCGAGTTCGGATCGGCCCTTTGGCATCGGTGGAGGAGGCCGACATAAAGCTTCAGCAGTTGATAGCCAACGGCTACAACGATTCACGTATCGTTGTTGATTGAGTTTTTGTCAGTAGATGACTCCGTCACCAGAATTCGGTGCTCCCAAGATCACATTTTTGGCTCATTTGCTTGTTACGTTTGTGATTGGCAGAAACACATAGACAGAACCGGTAAGGGGAAAAATATGCAGCGGCGTATCATGAACAAGGTTATGGGAGCTGCCATCTGCCTAGCCCTGTTTGCATCCGGATATAACGCTAATGCGCTTGAGACTTCGGCACGCGAAGGCATCTTAATTGATCTCACAACCAACACCGTACTCCTTGCCAAGGATGCAGATGAAATCATGCCGCCTGCTTCAATGAGCAAAATCATGACGATTTATCTGGTTTTCGAAGCTCTCAAGCAGGGTCGACTGCAACTGGACGACGAGCTGTCGGTATCCGAGAAGGCGTGGCGGATGGGTGGCTCAAAGATGTTTGTTGAAGTTGGAAACCGCGTTCCGGTTGAGGCGCTATTACGCGGTGTTATCGTCCAATCCGGCAATGATGCCTGCGTCGTTTTGGCCGAAGCCCTTGGCGGCACCGAAGAAGCTTTTGCAGAAATGATGAACAGAAAAGCACGTGAGCTTGGGATGACCCAAAGCAATTTCGCAAACGCGACCGGTTGGCCTGACCCCAACCACTATGTGACCGCGCGCGAGCTCGCTTTGCTGGCACAACGATTGATCCAGGATTTTCCTGAGTACTATCACTACTTCGCCGAGACCGAGTACACTTGGAACGACATCACACAGCAGAATCGCAATCCTTTGCTGTACCGCACGCCGGGAACCGATGGATTGAAAACCGGGCACACTGAGGAAGCAGGTTACGGCCTTACAGCGTCTGCGGTCCGAAATGGTCGCCGCATTCTCCTCGTGGCCAATGGAATGGCCAGCAGTAAAGTCCGAGCCGAGGAATCAGACCGGTTGATCGAGTGGGCATTTCGCGAGTTTGAAAGCTACACTTTGTTCAATGCCGGCGAAACTGTCGAGCGTGCCGATGTATGGATGGGGCAGGAGGATTCAGTAGAGCTTGTTTCAACTGGTGACATTGCTGTCACGCTGCCCAAAAGAGGCCGCGACAAGTTGCTGGTTAAAGTTGTCTACGATGGTCCGGTACCAGCCCCCATTGAGAGAGGACAAATCATGGCCCACCTCGTAATAGAGGCTGAGGGAATGGAGACGCAAAGCGTTCCTTTGATGGCACGTAGCAACATTGATCGGCAGGGACCGATAGGACGGCTTTGGACCGGTGCGAAGCATATGATCCTCGGATCCACCAGCATGGATTGACCCGCGCTCTAGAGCGGGCAACCATATCCCATCATGACAAGAGGCCGATTCATAACGCTTGAGGGCGGAGAGGGTACGGGGAAGTCGACACAGCGGCAGCGATTAGTTGCATCGCTGCAGGCTCGGGGTCTCAAGGTACTTGCAACCCGAGAACCTGGCGGTAGCCCCGGCGCGGAGGAAATTCGGCGATTGCTTGTGGAGGGCCCACCGGATCGATGGGATGCGGTAACTGAGGCTTTGCTTCATTTTGCAGCCCGCCGAGACCACGTTCAGAAAACGATACTACCTGCGCTCGAACAGGGGACTTGGGTTATCTCTGATCGATTTGCGGATTCAACCTTGGCCTACCAGGGATATGGCCACGGGCTGGATCATCAACTGTTCTACAAACTTTACGCGATGGTTTTGGGATCTTTTGCCCCTGATATAACAATCATCCTCGATGCCCCTGCTGAGCTGGGATTGCAAAGGGCAAAACTTCGTGGGGGAAGTGAAGACCGTTATGAAGCCATGACGCTGGCTTTTCATCAACGTCTTCGCCAAGGGTTCTTGGCAATTGCAGCACGTGAACCAAATCGTTGTCATATCGTGGATGCAACGTTAGATCTAAATCAGGTTGCTGACGTTGTGCTCGACCTGGTCCTAAGAAACCTAAAGCTTTCTGCTACATGACGACATCACCTCTAGCTGAAGACCCGACGACGGTTAGCCCCCGCAACAATCCGAATCTGCTTGGGCAAACCTCGGCCGAGGCAACGTTGCTAAGGGCCCATAAATCAGGACGGTTGCCACATGCCTGGCTGTTTGCCGGTCAAAAAGGTATTGGGAAAGCAACGCTGGCTTTTCGGTTTGCTCGTTATCTACTTGCGAATGATGGCCTTTCAAGCAATGCCGAGCTTTTTGGAGATCTTGGCGACGACGCCGAAACGCTGCACGTAGACGCAAATCATCCAGTGTTCAGGCGCATTGCCGCTGAAAGCCACGGCGATCTGCGGGTACTAGAACGGAAGGAAGACAAAAAGGGTCGCTTGCGCAGTTCCATTGTGGTCGATGACGTTCGGGGTGCTACCGATTTTCTGCATCGCACCTCTGGAGACGGTGGATGGCGGATCGTGATCGTCGATGCAGCCGAAGATTTGAACAATCAAGCGACCAATGCGCTGCTCAAAGCGCTTGAGGAACCTTCCGACCAAACTTTGCTTATTCTCATTAGTCATGCACCCGGGCGTTTGCTTCCCACTGTGCACTCCCGTTGCTGCCATTTGACTCTCGGAC
This is a stretch of genomic DNA from Limibacillus halophilus. It encodes these proteins:
- a CDS encoding lytic murein transglycosylase, whose protein sequence is MMSVISKQSRFCATLLSGAIITFLLAATTALPHSPSVEQNALAPDFEPWLEQLREEALQRGISAATIQAALSHIKPLEKVLKKDRNQAEFKLTFASYSARVLTAENIDRGRALLQEHATLLNKVSQSYGVQPRFIVAIWGLETRYGAITGSDDILPGLTTLAYDRRRSQFFREQVFAALQMVDKGYIELSEMRGSWAGAMGQPQFMPTSYMEYAQDFDGDGRRDIWNNLGDVFASIANYLSRHGWSDDLTWGRPIRLPVNFQRSLDAFAYKGEKGCRAERSMTITKILPEWQALGIRNEDGSDLPSRPIPAAIVQPDGPDGGAFLVYSNYRSVLRYNCAHLYALTVGTLADKLDDR
- a CDS encoding septal ring lytic transglycosylase RlpA family protein, translated to MSSRQLIATILIPIGLLFSACSEIELVAHGAKQLRNNQTSDEIGEYKVGKPYQIYGVWYYPKLETDYDETGIASWYGPGFHGRRTANGAIFDENKVSAAHKTLQLPSIARVTNLENGRSIKVLVNDRGPYAHGRIIDLSRRAAQLLDIERKGTARVRVQILEDESRQVAALAQGRGGENPQPDAAPTEQVAVETLSGQQSNANTNNSAQGTQTTVTPGAPVPAPVNLLPAEDQPVELQAVNESDLFIQAGAFSVYDNANRLRAQIAALGPSLISPATVNGQQYFRVRIGPLASVEEADIKLQQLIANGYNDSRIVVD
- a CDS encoding D-alanyl-D-alanine carboxypeptidase family protein; translated protein: MQRRIMNKVMGAAICLALFASGYNANALETSAREGILIDLTTNTVLLAKDADEIMPPASMSKIMTIYLVFEALKQGRLQLDDELSVSEKAWRMGGSKMFVEVGNRVPVEALLRGVIVQSGNDACVVLAEALGGTEEAFAEMMNRKARELGMTQSNFANATGWPDPNHYVTARELALLAQRLIQDFPEYYHYFAETEYTWNDITQQNRNPLLYRTPGTDGLKTGHTEEAGYGLTASAVRNGRRILLVANGMASSKVRAEESDRLIEWAFREFESYTLFNAGETVERADVWMGQEDSVELVSTGDIAVTLPKRGRDKLLVKVVYDGPVPAPIERGQIMAHLVIEAEGMETQSVPLMARSNIDRQGPIGRLWTGAKHMILGSTSMD
- the tmk gene encoding dTMP kinase; translated protein: MTRGRFITLEGGEGTGKSTQRQRLVASLQARGLKVLATREPGGSPGAEEIRRLLVEGPPDRWDAVTEALLHFAARRDHVQKTILPALEQGTWVISDRFADSTLAYQGYGHGLDHQLFYKLYAMVLGSFAPDITIILDAPAELGLQRAKLRGGSEDRYEAMTLAFHQRLRQGFLAIAAREPNRCHIVDATLDLNQVADVVLDLVLRNLKLSAT
- a CDS encoding DNA polymerase III subunit delta'; the protein is MTTSPLAEDPTTVSPRNNPNLLGQTSAEATLLRAHKSGRLPHAWLFAGQKGIGKATLAFRFARYLLANDGLSSNAELFGDLGDDAETLHVDANHPVFRRIAAESHGDLRVLERKEDKKGRLRSSIVVDDVRGATDFLHRTSGDGGWRIVIVDAAEDLNNQATNALLKALEEPSDQTLLILISHAPGRLLPTVHSRCCHLTLGQLSEGDLSALIARFIPEAAVDEAQALARLSGGSIGKALALRQAGGLGLLQDLAVVLESMPRLDILKAQTFVDHVVGPKDAAAFETLRELLAWWFARMLRSGATQTFPPPVLANERELMVRMYNSGDLEAWMAFWDKWSKLLSRADNTAANRRQMMLGLFADLSRLVA